From a single Candidatus Woesearchaeota archaeon genomic region:
- the gatD gene encoding Glu-tRNA(Gln) amidotransferase subunit GatD yields the protein MTEKHTSEPHPGDMVSIQLDDGIVQTGILMPRPSLCETTEEMVSLKLKTGYNIGIKKSKIKSVHVIEKHKTPEAHKKAIPLNEKLPTVSILSTGGTISSKVDYRTGGVYADYTAEDFVQMCPELSSLANLKTRKVMSVMSEDMLPDDWKTLAKVIYEELQTNVAGVVVTMGTDTLHFAVAAMSFLLGKINKPVVFTASQRSIDRGSTDAFMNLICAVKAAAQFDGAEVMTCLHGTTNDEYCLLIRGTKVRKMHTSRRDAFRPINALPLAKVFVDKPLEIIDPGYRKKSSNRFSSEIHFEEKVALITVYPNIDPEIIDYYLSKGYKGIVIAGTALGHVNTWTKKSMIPFIKKATDMKVPVVMSTQTIYGAVHPFVYTNLRKVSIEAGAIYVHDMLPDVAYIKLCWVLGQTKSYDKVKELMLTNIAGEINERTFVDTFLK from the coding sequence ATGACTGAAAAACACACAAGCGAGCCGCATCCTGGCGATATGGTCAGCATTCAACTCGACGATGGTATTGTGCAAACTGGAATTCTTATGCCACGGCCTTCACTCTGCGAAACAACAGAAGAAATGGTTTCATTAAAACTCAAAACAGGATATAATATTGGTATCAAGAAAAGCAAAATAAAATCTGTTCATGTGATTGAAAAACATAAAACCCCTGAAGCGCATAAAAAAGCGATTCCTCTCAATGAAAAGCTCCCCACTGTTTCTATTTTATCTACCGGAGGAACAATCTCCTCTAAAGTGGATTACAGAACTGGTGGTGTATACGCAGATTACACCGCAGAAGATTTTGTGCAGATGTGTCCTGAACTCTCGTCTCTCGCAAACCTCAAAACACGAAAAGTAATGAGCGTGATGAGCGAAGACATGCTTCCTGACGATTGGAAAACCCTGGCAAAAGTTATTTACGAAGAACTCCAAACAAATGTTGCGGGGGTCGTTGTGACTATGGGAACAGACACTCTTCATTTTGCTGTCGCGGCAATGAGTTTTTTGCTTGGCAAAATCAACAAACCTGTTGTCTTCACCGCATCACAGCGCTCGATTGACCGCGGGAGCACAGACGCATTCATGAATCTTATTTGCGCGGTAAAGGCAGCTGCACAATTTGACGGCGCAGAAGTGATGACCTGCCTTCACGGAACAACAAACGATGAATACTGTCTTCTCATTCGCGGAACAAAAGTGCGAAAAATGCATACTTCTCGACGAGACGCGTTCAGGCCAATTAACGCGTTGCCTCTCGCGAAAGTGTTTGTGGACAAACCGCTTGAAATTATTGATCCAGGATATCGAAAGAAGAGTTCAAATAGGTTTAGTTCAGAAATTCATTTTGAAGAAAAAGTCGCGCTCATTACTGTATATCCTAACATTGATCCGGAGATCATTGACTATTACCTTTCTAAAGGATACAAAGGAATAGTCATTGCAGGAACCGCGCTTGGACACGTGAACACATGGACGAAAAAAAGCATGATTCCATTTATCAAAAAAGCGACAGACATGAAAGTTCCTGTTGTGATGAGCACGCAAACTATTTACGGCGCAGTTCATCCTTTTGTTTATACTAACTTACGCAAAGTTTCTATCGAAGCAGGAGCGATTTATGTCCACGACATGCTTCCTGATGTCGCGTACATCAAATTATGCTGGGTTCTTGGACAGACAAAAAGTTATGACAAAGTGAAAGAATTAATGCTAACGAATATTGCCGGCGAAATTAACGAGCGAACGTTTGTTGATACGTTTTTGAAGTAG
- a CDS encoding nucleotidyltransferase domain-containing protein — translation MISKQNKFEYTLSLLQEKFAAHKEIEVVYLYGSVSRGDYSLRHSDLDLLLILSCTSNKKIEEKIKNALISLGLKNGVKIQIEFIGKNITEEDHSLLRKVIEEGKVLYAKGTVVFDHLQLGLRQFIVYSYSLKKSTQKSYFSKVLHGRKSWYYEKRKNGKREKIVKEYAGIIDNNTIFELGRGALLVAKERQKDMLHVFEQFGVVYEIKRIVYG, via the coding sequence ATGATTTCCAAGCAAAATAAGTTTGAATATACTCTTTCTTTGTTGCAAGAAAAATTTGCTGCGCATAAAGAAATAGAAGTAGTTTATTTGTATGGCAGTGTTTCTCGTGGGGATTATAGTTTGCGGCATTCTGATCTTGATTTGCTTCTGATTCTTTCTTGCACTAGCAACAAAAAGATTGAAGAAAAAATAAAAAATGCGCTTATCTCTCTCGGACTCAAAAATGGCGTTAAAATTCAGATAGAATTTATTGGAAAGAACATCACAGAAGAAGATCATTCTCTGTTACGCAAAGTTATTGAAGAGGGCAAAGTGTTATACGCAAAAGGAACTGTTGTTTTTGATCATCTGCAGCTTGGTTTGCGGCAGTTCATTGTGTATTCTTATTCTCTCAAAAAAAGCACACAAAAAAGTTATTTTTCAAAAGTGCTTCATGGAAGAAAGTCATGGTATTATGAGAAAAGGAAAAATGGCAAAAGAGAAAAAATAGTCAAAGAATATGCGGGAATTATTGATAACAACACTATTTTTGAGTTGGGACGAGGGGCATTACTGGTTGCAAAAGAACGACAAAAAGATATGCTTCATGTTTTTGAACAATTTGGTGTGGTGTATGAAATTAAAAGGATTGTCTATGGGTGA
- a CDS encoding fructose-bisphosphate aldolase (catalyzes the reversible formation of fructose 1,6-bisphosphate from glycerone phosphate and D-glyceraldehyde 3-phosphate): MTLQEQIAKLMPKGKIVTIPMDDGLLDGPVGGLKDMRAKIKEIVAAQPDAMLGFLGPWKQCRENIGETAYVLNLTASTKYSSNPQEKIQIYSVEQAVALGVAGVAVHLNVGSLHIHEQLEILARVAAQAYIAELPVMAIAYPRGEQMREDGLVDATCYAVRLAAEAGADIVKTKYVGGKDAFAEVVRSTPIPVIMAGGAKVDTRTILQNVYDCIAVGGKGVAIGRNAFHHENTTAFVNAVKGIVHEGLTVERVVVDYKLS, encoded by the coding sequence ATGACACTCCAAGAACAAATTGCAAAGCTTATGCCTAAAGGCAAAATAGTCACCATTCCAATGGACGATGGATTGTTAGATGGTCCAGTTGGCGGCTTAAAAGATATGCGAGCAAAAATCAAGGAAATTGTTGCTGCACAACCAGACGCAATGCTTGGCTTTCTTGGTCCATGGAAACAATGTAGAGAAAATATTGGAGAAACCGCATATGTCTTGAATCTTACTGCAAGTACAAAGTATAGCAGTAATCCGCAAGAGAAAATACAAATTTATTCTGTTGAGCAAGCTGTTGCACTTGGTGTCGCAGGAGTTGCAGTGCATTTGAACGTTGGTTCGTTGCACATTCATGAACAACTGGAGATTCTTGCGCGTGTTGCTGCGCAAGCGTACATTGCTGAATTGCCTGTGATGGCAATTGCATATCCACGTGGCGAACAAATGCGTGAAGATGGGTTAGTTGATGCAACGTGTTATGCTGTTCGTTTAGCAGCAGAAGCTGGCGCTGATATTGTCAAAACAAAATATGTCGGTGGCAAAGATGCGTTTGCTGAAGTGGTGCGTTCAACACCAATTCCTGTGATTATGGCAGGTGGCGCGAAAGTGGATACAAGAACAATATTGCAGAATGTGTATGATTGTATCGCTGTTGGTGGAAAAGGGGTAGCGATTGGAAGAAATGCTTTCCATCATGAGAACACCACTGCGTTTGTTAATGCGGTGAAGGGGATTGTGCATGAGGGTTTGACTGTTGAGAGAGTTGTGGTAGATTATAAATTGTCATAA